The genomic interval acaTTATACCTCATTCACATGtgtctacatgaatgattaggataagATTATTTGTAAtgttttacaacaattgtaacaattacaaagtgagtcatatccatagtgttaccaggataaggtacccaaccatatccatctactacagaccattcaaattattacttaaatatgatccacttgtatgttaacacatacatgtttgagatACATTGAATAATCTAGGATctcagtttattggattttggttACTAATGTCAAATAAagtaacattttattttattaaataaataattcatgtataaatagtttacaaattacgaaacccatgagatttaaggcatcaatcccaatacTCATATGCGGTGCCAAGGTAGAAATCATATTCCAACATAGTGGACGATCcaacaagaagtgaagaaaatatttttagaaaacaaaaaagtaaagaaagtgaaaaaaaaataatgtggaTTTAATACATAATATAAATCTCACACATGATGTTGTAACATTATTACTAACATTACATAATAACTTAACATCACACAATAATATCAGAGATAGTGAGACACAGATATTGATAACTCATTCGGTGCAATATCACCTATGTTTGGGAGGTGGTGTGTCCGTTGGAAAGAAACTTCATTATAAAAAGAGttcaacaattacaataaagttTAGCAATTACAGTGAGCTTATGTATAACTTGCTCTTTAATTTAACTTATTAGACTCCTCCAAGTTTGAAGCTCCTATCACTTCTACAATAATGCTTTTTCGAGCTTTGTATGAGATAGGAGTGttcgtgggttgggttgagttgggtttaGAGATATTTTAGACCCAACCCTATTGTTcggtttgtgtatttttctaacCCAAACTAACCCTTGTTAAATTATGAACCTGAACCAAACCAACCCATAAaaaatgggttgggttggttcggttcCATCGGTTcccttaagaaaaaaaaagcttgGAATCACAAATAAAAAACACATAAGATTTCACAATCCACAAGAACGATATCCAAAATCTATTATAACAAAACAAGTCTCTAAAATGTAAAGAAACTACTTTCAAGAATTGtcgaagaataaattattcaaaaaatattggaattaaataaaattaaaatcaatatatttataaataattgtgttataagtaagaaaaaaaaatatattttaaagttaataataaattcaggttggttcgggttgatttaggttatattaggtgaacccatgaaccaacccaacccataaaattttcatttatttgaacccaacccgaTCCAAACCatacgggttgggttgggttgatcggttttttcgggtcatcggattttttgaacacccgtAGTATGAGATCCCTATAATACAACGTACTTAGGCTACCTCTAAGTGTGAGATCTCTTCAACTCCATAAGCAAGCTTTTCCCAGGTTTTGATTGAACTTCTCTCAATACAACATAAAAAACTCATCTCGAGTTCCTTACGTGATTTTCTAAACTCACACAAATTCAACCAAGTCTCATAACGGTTGGGAATAAAAccacaattatatatatatataaagataaatttttttaatcacaatATATGAAAGTTAAGGCTTAGACAATTCTAAGCTCAAAACTCTCAAtacacacatttttttttaataaggaggctaaccctaaatttaaacaaaccCACAAATATATATGGTTAGATTTCGTATGTTCAAGGAAAGAATAAATCATCTCTGCAAGAAAAAGATAGCAAACCACAAAATCTGTAGAAATTTGCTTGATAAGGAAATAATATTATGCAAGAATTTTCTGTCTATCACTTAACAATATCTTCGACATGGTGGTAAGGATAGGATGGCACTCTAGCAAATATGCACTACACATATCAACATATAAGGAAGCAATCTCCAGGTAAAATCTGCATGACATAAAACATGTTGCTGACATAATACAAGATATGTTGTGTAACATGTTGCTCAAATTCTGTCTATAATAAAATTAGTCAATCACACTGTGTAACAAAAAGAATAACTttttagaaaaccaaaaagCTTGGCTTAACTTTTCAAACTatgaaaaatgtttaaaatgatATAATCCTCTTACAAGCAACTTGATTCTTAGATTCACCCActccctcatttttttttagacaTAATCCATAAATTCCTTCAAACATTGAAGTCAATATATCCTTGACCTTATGTTCgatgtttaaaattgaaatatctTTTTCAAATGCAAGCTTCACTATGTTGCTCACAaattccaaaatccatttttttgttgataattaattattaaaggCAAGTCGATAAAGGTTTTTGTTCTTCGAAAAAGGATGGTAGAATTTTGttaaaatggaaatttgaagattcaaaaatttattttctaatataacaggtaaaattcaaaatttagatgATATTATTTTACATTCTTATTTGTTAAGATTTCTTTCTTCTATCAGTTATATGTTTGCATGAATTTAAGTAAATCTGATTTgaagattcaaaattttattttctgtcTCTTCATATTGTTATTTGTTAAGATTTCTTGTTATTTGTTAAGATTTCTTTCTTATATATTTGCATGAATTTGACTAAATATTCCCTTTTTGTGTaaaccatttttttattatgtgtAAAAACTTCTTTCTTCCATCAAtaatctattttttctttttctttttccttttcttcttggGTTCAAAAATATAGGCAATAATAAATGTTTCCTCTTTGTAAATTGAAGTATAACATTGTCCCATTTTCTGTATTGAATTATCTACAATAAAGGGGAAAATATTAggtaacaattttatttaccaatttttttattagcttaagatattatttacaattttttggttaatttactACTCTATTTTGCAGATTTTATTAGGGATGTGTTCTGTGTAAGATCAATGCTTgatattaaaatgaaaaatgcaaACAACAAAACAATTATCACAAAGGTATAGAAGATTCAATATATgtcttggatttttttaaacCTTTATACTAACCATTAATAAGTACAAGCCAATTGAATTGACATTATGGAATGATTTTGCAATTAATGAAGGTTCTAAATTAGAAGATCTAATATTCACAATCCAATTATCTTgccattcaattttaaaatagataTGTATGAAACAAATTTTTGGAAACTCGAACCCAACACTATAACAATggagaaaaatgattttaagtttAACATTTTCTCTCTTAGTTAGGAGAATTGAGCATAGCTACAACAAATATTGATTGAACAAGATTTTGTAGATTAAAAAGATCTAGAGGAAAGATGCCTCATTGAACGAATTTATTTGTTTGCacgtttaaataattaattataattattcattattaattatatctatAATTTGGCATAATAGGTTCATAACTTTTTTCCACAAGGTTCCAATCAAGTTGGCATCCCTTAGGAAAGAGGAAATTTGGCTTGAGCCACATGAGAGAAGACAAAGCATTAGCCTTCGACTATGCTCAGTTTATCTGCTTGTCTTTTATGGTCTTTTTCACTATGTAGGTATCTTCCTTGCTTGTCTTTAAATGCCCTTCTTTCCTTGAGGCTACTTCAGAGAGTTCCTCCAAACCAAATCCTTGCCCCCCGCGGGTGGGGAATCCACCCCCGGGTCATCGCTCTGTTGCATCTGATTCGTCCTCTAGACACCTTTGGAAGGCAAGGAGTGTGACAATGTACACACTTCCCTCTCAAAAAAATCTATAGAAAGAAAGAACTCATGTCGGATATAAAGCAAGGATCATTAATAGTGAATCACATCCTGTCTGGAAGGAACAAGATGTGTCTCATTCAATCTTAAGACACATACTGACTTTGCACTCGAGCAAATTCTTTGTGAGTTCTTCTTTGATTGCCTACCTTCTtcctaaatatttaaaaataactaaaaattgttgtttttaatatttgtaacGTTCTCAAACCGCACTAGAAATCCTAGCAAGACACATAAAATTTCACGTACTTTTAATAGTTACATTCACAAACATAAGTTAAGTTTGTTACCATTCTGTTTTTTTCCAAGTCTGAAATGTGTGGTCTTTgacaccaaaaagaaaaaggaaaatcaatCATCTGTTGAAACTATggttgttggtttttttttttttttggtgtttaATTTCTAACTTATTCTTTTTTTactaatcaatttttatatatttctcCCTCATgattaattctaatttttaaatagcCAAATAGGATCgactctttttttattttcttttcttttttgaagtCTTATTCTTACTTTTtacatgtatatttttttaatcaaaacaGAAAGACCAACTGTTCCAAATGTTAGAATATACTTACTCCCTATTTTTACATGGACAATTTTATGTTGCATTATTGGGAGGAGTTTCAATGTCAAAGATAACTTTATGTTGTATTATCAAGGGGAGTTTCAATGTCAACAACAAAAGTCCTTATCAAATCATCAAAAGATTCAAATTTGTCTTCCATATATACAAGAAATATTGTTTACAAAGAGATTTTGCTTTTACAAGGTCCAATTTATTacatagttattttattttatctttttaaatttcaaagtatACAATTCTgacgatatatatatattagaaaaatcACTATCTTCTATAGATATTTTATGTGAGGCAAATAATCAGTATCAGATACGTATCGGACACGGATACTTCTAGATACTTCCCAGAtatgtatctgacacgcgatttgacgtatctactTTTCATATACATATCTGACacacgatttgacgtatctactTTCTAGATACGTAtttgacacgcgatttgacgtatctatttctatgcgtactttttttttttaaagaaaaaagacaagtaattcatctaatttttctcaatctaaaattaggcagaTTATTTAAAAAGCTTacgaaaagaaaataattgacCAAACCCTAgcctagaatcatctaatcttcatcttcacatttgagtccccacaaaatccaccaaaatataaaccatctGAATATCTTCAataattcaatgaagaagttttcgtttatcttcatacttctccctctaattttcttcttcttattattaacTATTGTCCTTCAACAACTTAAATGttactttttttgtattgtatttcagtgttatattctattttgtgctattgttattaacttgtatgctaaatttatctatatcctatattttttaaaagaaaaaaaaatgtatcttcaactatcaatatcctcatttttttataaatatatatattaaaaaaaaatataaaaaatgacgtatccttagacgtatccgtatcttagttttttagaaattaacgaatcgccgtatccgatcgtatccatATCGTGTAGTCGTAtttgtgtctgtgcttcataacCACTCAAAAATTATCCAATGAAATAGTAAGTtacatttttttcaaagataataaacattatattatcATGATAGTTTCGTATCATTTTATTTCACAAACTTTATTCAACttatatcatatttacttttaacttgtatgtcaattattccaaatttataattaattataagtttatttattcaaaaaatttgtttattttttttttaattatgtttctAATTTTTTCAACCATAATAGGTAAATGTGGTTGAAAATATTTGagacataatttttattttacaaattttaacaATCGATGTAGTTAGCTTTAACAAcaatatatagtttaaatacTATACTTCATTACATGTCAATCGATTACtagttatatttaataaatattctatcaaaactaaaaatttattataaaaattgatgCATTTGTTTCTCGTCGCATCATTTTTCAGTCAAAATGGTTGAAGAAAACTTAAAACACCAAATATTACAATTAAgcaacttttgaaaacaatttatCAGATCTAAAAGCCAATCCTCTctctctttattatttttttaaaaatttttttatgGGATAAAACTTTTTTACTTGGCTATCTTGTTGACAAAACTTATCCTTTTGAACAACAGAATCCCATTATAGGAATGGAATGTATCAACTAAACTTctcaatttagaaaaaaataaataaataaagtcaacTTTTACGAATTACAACAAACGTTGAACAAGTTTGAGCATCATAAAGACAGTATATAAGGAATGTTTTGGCTATCCTCTCTCAAGACACTAGAAAAAAGGATATCAATCCCTAAGCCTTTAAAATGGGAAGAAATTTACAAACCATTGTCTTTTTGGTACTAGTCTTTGAGTTCTTATTTTTTTCAGCATATTCCTTGCCTTTGTCAACAAAAGGAAGATGGATTGTTGATTCGAAGACCGGGCATCGTGTCAAATTTGTTTGTGCAAATTGGCCTTCTCACACTCAAAGTATGCTAGCAGAAGGCCTTAACCATCGACCACTTAAAGAACTTGCAGATGAGGCAATCAAATTGAGGTTCAATTGTGTGCGTCTCACATATGCAACTCACATGTTCACTCGTTACGCTAATAGGACAATTGAAGAAAACTTTGACCTTCTTGATTTAAAACAAGCCAAAGCTGGATTGGCCCAACATAACCCTTTTCTATTGAATAAAACCATTGTTGAAGCTTATGAAGCTGTTGTTGATGTGCTTGGAGCAAGTGGATTAATGGTTATTGCTGACAACCATATTAGCCAACCAAGATGGTGCTGCTCTCTTGACGATGGTAATGGCTTCTTTGGAAATAGAAATTTTGATCCCCAAGAATGGTTACAAGGTCTTCGCTTAGTCGCTAAACGTTTTGTAAACAAATCAACGGTATGTCATAACATTTAAAAGGTTTTTTTCCCGTATTCTAAATGAAACTAAtctcaaatatttgaaaactagaaattaAATCATTTCATTAACAAGCTTTTTTATTATGGTATGTAGGTGGTAGCAATGAGCCTACGAAATGAGATACGAGGAACGATGGAAAATGCAAATGATTGGAATAACTATGTAACTCAAGGAGTAACAACAATCCACAACATAAATCCAGAAGTTTTAGTGATTGTTTCAGGTCTCAATTATGACAATGATCTTCGATGCTTAAAAGAAAAGCCCTTGAACGTTAACACCTTGGACAATAAGCTAGTTTTTGAAGTCCACTTATATTCTTTTAGTGGAGATTCTGAGAGCAAATTTGTAACACAACCATTAAACGATATTTGTGCAACCATCATGAATGGGTTTGTAGATCATGCTGGGTTCGTAATTGAAGGATCGAATCCATTTCCTTTGTTCGTTAGTGAATATGGATACGATCAAAGGGAGGTCAATGAAGCTGAAAATCGATTCATGAGTTGTTTTACCGCACATCTTGCTCAAAAAGACTTGGATTGGGCATTATGGACTTGGCAAGGCAGCTACTATTACAGGGAAGGTCAAGCAGAGCCTGCAGAAACTTTTGGAGTACTCGACTCTAATTGGACTCAAATTAAGAACCCTAACTTTCCTAAGAAGTTCCAACTATTACAGACAATGTTGCAAGGTAAATAAATTTATGAATCTAAGTAGTTTTAAGCATTTAAGAggataaattgttataaaaagttATAAGTTAGCCCCAAACAATTAAACTAGTTTATGCAATCAAAATATGATGTGTAACCTCTTATTGACATGCAGATCCAAATTCCAATGCTTCAACCTCATATGTTATGTATCATCCACAAAGTGGTCAATGTGTCCAAGCGTTAGATGACAACAAAGGAATGTTTTTGAACAATTGTTCTACCCCAAGTCGTTGGAGTCATAATGGTGATGGTTCCCCAATTAGGTTGAGATCCACCGGTTTGTGTTTGAAAGCCAATGGAGAAGGTCTTGGAGCATCCCTCTCAAGTGACTGTTTGAGCCAACAGAGTGCTTGGAGAGCCATTTCTAACTCTAAACTTCACCTGGCCACCTTCGCTCAAGATGGGAAGAGCCTTTGTTTACAACTTGAAAACTCCAACTCTTCAAAAATTGTGGTGAACTCCTGTATTTGCACCAATGGTGATCCTAAATGCCTCCAAGACACCCAAAGTCAATGGCTGACACTTGTTGCAACCAATACcttgtaattaatttttaaatatgtatGAATAACCATTGAAAATGATGGATCATTTATGATTCTTTTGCGGAAATTTGTTATTTTAAGAACATACCTTTCCCATTACCTGTtaaaatttccacatatactCAATATTCCATGCACTCATTTACTTGCATAGCTATTTAAGATCAAACTTGTCACCCAGACTTCAATAAGAAGACTCCTATTTGAATcatgtttagaacatgtttggagtaattctaaaatgattaaaattatttttgttattttcgaATCACTATGAAATATACTTTTGATCATTCAAAACCAATtctaatttaatgaaaaatacatttgaaagTGTAAAATTAACTATTAGATtagttttgaataattaaaacatgttttaGAGTGATTTTGAGTATGAAAAAAACGATTTTcataatttcaaaatcactcgcAAACATGCACTAACTGACGGTGCCTTTGTTCAGACATGGTTGCACAAATTTTTACTAAAATCACCAACATGAAAATCTTGGTTGATAATATATAATTGtgatttttttcttgaaataaATAGAAGTACAAGGTCGAGGCTTAAAAGGACATTTGATGACAAGGGATGTGTGTATATCACAAGAATGGGTTGTTTGAGGCGCTGAGTTGAGATAggaagttcatatgtctgtagagttcatatgtctatagagttcatatatctgcagaattcatatgtctatgtttggAATGCAAACTATTTGATCTAAGTACATAtatttgtgtttggggtgcaaagTTGAGCTCATATATCTAAGATATCTGGTACATTTTTTTAGCTTTAAATGATCTGCTTTTacgattactatttttgttttaaaactttatttaataattctacccatctttgtttgaataaatatggattacaattttttttcttttaatttttaaagcttttatttatttatttatttatttcttgagtaatgaaaaataaataacctatTACATTGCCTTGTAGAAAcatgattaaataaaatgagaaaccaaagagaaataaaaactttttattcttaattttattccataaatttcattattatctacttctttttctttttcttcctgttgttgctctatatttttactctatcatgaattttttaattgaatctcccCCATCATTTAGCAACGAATGGAATGTCATCatatttcttcaataatttCACTTTTAGTTTGGAGCTTTGGAGGATCATCAGAAAATAATTCTCcattttcactaattcttgctagaaaattttctaagaaaaaaaatcttcaatttatgtattttttttcttgttatatGTTAAATACTTtt from Benincasa hispida cultivar B227 chromosome 10, ASM972705v1, whole genome shotgun sequence carries:
- the LOC120087672 gene encoding glycosyl hydrolase 5 family protein-like, producing MGRNLQTIVFLVLVFEFLFFSAYSLPLSTKGRWIVDSKTGHRVKFVCANWPSHTQSMLAEGLNHRPLKELADEAIKLRFNCVRLTYATHMFTRYANRTIEENFDLLDLKQAKAGLAQHNPFLLNKTIVEAYEAVVDVLGASGLMVIADNHISQPRWCCSLDDGNGFFGNRNFDPQEWLQGLRLVAKRFVNKSTVVAMSLRNEIRGTMENANDWNNYVTQGVTTIHNINPEVLVIVSGLNYDNDLRCLKEKPLNVNTLDNKLVFEVHLYSFSGDSESKFVTQPLNDICATIMNGFVDHAGFVIEGSNPFPLFVSEYGYDQREVNEAENRFMSCFTAHLAQKDLDWALWTWQGSYYYREGQAEPAETFGVLDSNWTQIKNPNFPKKFQLLQTMLQDPNSNASTSYVMYHPQSGQCVQALDDNKGMFLNNCSTPSRWSHNGDGSPIRLRSTGLCLKANGEGLGASLSSDCLSQQSAWRAISNSKLHLATFAQDGKSLCLQLENSNSSKIVVNSCICTNGDPKCLQDTQSQWLTLVATNTL